A genomic segment from Comamonas terrigena NBRC 13299 encodes:
- the rnhB gene encoding ribonuclease HII produces MRSKNSCAAEQACLQWHAPGLVAGVDEAGRGPLAGPVVAAAVILDDLHPIAGLADSKKLTAARREALFDEIRAKALCFCIAEASVEEIDRLNILQATMLAMQRAVLGLRLKPARALVDGNRLPVLEMQGEAIVKGDALVPAISAASILAKVHRDRWCDGLHARFPHYGFATHKGYGTAAHLLALREFGACPEHRTSFSPVTKVLQAAALSVGGGA; encoded by the coding sequence ATGCGATCCAAAAACTCATGTGCCGCTGAGCAGGCTTGCCTGCAGTGGCACGCGCCCGGCCTGGTGGCCGGTGTGGATGAGGCCGGACGCGGCCCCTTGGCGGGCCCGGTGGTGGCGGCGGCGGTGATTCTGGATGATCTGCATCCGATTGCCGGTCTGGCGGACTCCAAAAAGCTCACTGCTGCACGGCGTGAGGCCTTGTTCGATGAAATTCGTGCCAAGGCGCTGTGCTTCTGTATTGCCGAAGCGTCGGTGGAAGAGATCGATCGCCTCAACATCCTGCAGGCCACGATGCTGGCCATGCAGCGCGCCGTCCTCGGCCTGCGTCTGAAGCCTGCGCGTGCGCTGGTAGATGGCAACCGTCTGCCGGTGCTGGAGATGCAGGGCGAAGCCATTGTCAAAGGCGATGCACTGGTGCCGGCCATCTCGGCTGCGTCCATTCTGGCCAAGGTGCACCGCGATCGCTGGTGTGATGGGTTGCACGCCCGTTTTCCGCACTATGGTTTTGCCACGCACAAGGGCTACGGGACGGCGGCGCATCTGCTGGCTTTGCGTGAGTTTGGCGCGTGCCCCGAGCACCGCACTTCATTTTCTCCGGTGACCAAGGTCTTGCAGGCTGCGGCGCTCTCAGTGGGGGGGGGCGCATGA
- the lpxD gene encoding UDP-3-O-(3-hydroxymyristoyl)glucosamine N-acyltransferase gives MSLTLGQIVESLGGTLVEGQPDRVIRRIAPLESADADSISFLSNPKYLPQLAASQAACVVVAPAQQAAAQARGACIVADNPYLYFARLTQLWKRAHADAAAAGVHASAVIHPEAVVHPSATIGPLCVVERGAVVGAGTVLKSRVTISEYCQVGERCLLHPGVVIGADGFGFAQERGVWVKIEQLGRVRIGNDVEVGANTCIDRGALDDTVISDGVKLDNLVQIGHNVHVGEHTAIAGNAGVAGSAHIGAHCSIGGASNILGHLKIADGVAISPTSVVMRSVTQPGLYTGIFPLATNAQWEKNAATLKQLHALRERIKALEKALGAPRSTNGN, from the coding sequence GTGAGTTTGACCTTAGGACAAATAGTCGAAAGCTTGGGGGGGACACTGGTGGAGGGGCAGCCGGATCGCGTGATCCGGCGTATCGCTCCACTGGAGTCTGCGGATGCCGATTCCATCAGCTTTCTCAGCAATCCCAAGTATTTGCCACAACTGGCCGCCTCTCAGGCGGCCTGTGTCGTTGTGGCGCCTGCCCAGCAGGCGGCTGCACAGGCACGTGGCGCCTGCATCGTTGCAGACAATCCGTATCTGTACTTTGCACGGCTGACGCAGCTGTGGAAGCGTGCGCACGCGGATGCGGCTGCTGCAGGCGTGCATGCCAGTGCAGTCATTCACCCGGAGGCGGTGGTGCACCCCTCGGCCACGATCGGTCCGCTGTGTGTGGTCGAGCGCGGTGCTGTCGTGGGTGCGGGCACGGTGCTGAAGTCGCGTGTCACCATCAGCGAATACTGTCAGGTGGGTGAGCGCTGCCTGTTGCACCCGGGTGTGGTGATCGGCGCGGATGGCTTTGGCTTTGCCCAGGAGCGGGGCGTCTGGGTCAAGATCGAGCAGCTGGGGCGCGTGCGCATCGGCAACGATGTGGAGGTCGGGGCCAACACCTGTATCGACCGCGGTGCACTGGATGACACCGTGATCTCGGATGGGGTGAAGCTCGACAACCTGGTGCAGATCGGTCACAACGTCCATGTAGGTGAGCACACGGCCATTGCCGGCAATGCCGGTGTGGCCGGTAGTGCGCATATCGGCGCGCATTGCAGTATCGGTGGTGCGTCCAATATCCTGGGGCATTTGAAAATTGCCGACGGTGTGGCGATTTCTCCGACTTCGGTCGTCATGCGCTCGGTCACGCAGCCGGGCCTGTACACTGGCATTTTTCCGCTGGCCACGAATGCCCAGTGGGAAAAGAACGCTGCAACACTCAAACAATTGCATGCACTGCGCGAGCGGATCAAGGCGCTGGAAAAAGCCTTGGGCGCCCCGCGCAGCACAAACGGAAATTGA
- the lpxA gene encoding acyl-ACP--UDP-N-acetylglucosamine O-acyltransferase, with amino-acid sequence MEQDCLIHPSAIVHPQAQLDSTVRVGPYAVVGPKLRIGAQTTVGPHCVLEGDTEIGCHNQIFQFASLGAQPQDKKYAGEPTQLIIGDRNTIREFCTFNTGTVQDGGVTRIGNDNWIMAYVHIAHDCVVGHNTILANNATLAGHVHVGDWVILGGLTGVHQFTRIGAHAMAGFASHISQDVPPFMMVDGNPLAVRGFNIEGLRRRGFGEQRLRAVKQMHRLLYRQGLTLEAARAAIAALAAELPEAAADVQAMLDFLAASQRGIAR; translated from the coding sequence GTGGAACAAGACTGCCTGATTCATCCCAGTGCCATCGTCCATCCCCAGGCGCAGCTCGATAGCACTGTGCGGGTGGGGCCGTACGCCGTGGTGGGGCCCAAGCTGCGCATTGGCGCACAAACCACGGTGGGGCCGCATTGTGTGCTGGAAGGCGACACGGAAATTGGGTGCCATAACCAGATCTTTCAGTTCGCCTCGCTGGGGGCGCAGCCGCAAGACAAAAAGTATGCGGGCGAACCCACGCAGCTGATCATCGGCGACCGCAACACCATCCGCGAGTTCTGCACCTTCAACACCGGAACGGTGCAGGATGGCGGCGTGACGCGCATCGGCAATGACAACTGGATCATGGCCTATGTGCACATTGCGCACGACTGCGTCGTCGGCCACAACACCATTCTGGCCAACAACGCGACCCTGGCAGGCCATGTGCATGTGGGGGATTGGGTGATTCTGGGCGGCCTGACCGGGGTGCACCAGTTCACCCGGATCGGCGCCCATGCCATGGCGGGCTTTGCCAGCCATATCTCGCAGGATGTGCCGCCCTTCATGATGGTGGATGGCAATCCGCTGGCCGTGCGCGGTTTCAATATCGAAGGCCTGCGCCGCCGCGGCTTTGGTGAGCAGCGTCTGCGTGCGGTCAAGCAGATGCACCGTCTGCTGTACCGCCAGGGGCTGACCCTGGAGGCTGCACGTGCAGCCATTGCGGCGCTGGCCGCCGAGTTGCCGGAGGCGGCAGCCGATGTGCAGGCCATGCTGGATTTTCTGGCGGCTTCCCAACGCGGCATTGCCCGCTGA
- the carA gene encoding glutamine-hydrolyzing carbamoyl-phosphate synthase small subunit, whose translation MLLSLKGAFPPAILALADGTVFIGNSIGAQGTTVGEVVFNTSLTGYQEILTDPSYCQQIVTLTYPHIGNYGVNPEDVEADKIHAAGLIIKNLPLLASNFRSTQTLSEYLVDGKTVAIANIDTRKLTRLLRDKGAQNGAIVGLAAGEEVTQAKIDEAITAAQAAPDMKGLDLAKVVTTAKPYPWTEAEWTLGEGYGQLESPKFKVVAYDFGVKKNILRMLAERGCEVTVVPAQTPAKDVLALNPDGVFLSNGPGDPAPCDYAIAAAQEIMASGKPLFGICLGHQIMALASGAKTFKMQNSHHGANHPVKDLDSGRVSITSQNHGFAVELESLPANVRATHISLFDGTLQGLERTDVPAFCFQGHPEASPGPHDIGYLFDRFTALMEKHNNA comes from the coding sequence GTGCTTTTGTCTCTCAAGGGAGCCTTCCCCCCCGCCATCCTGGCGCTCGCAGACGGCACGGTCTTTATTGGCAACTCGATTGGTGCGCAAGGCACCACGGTGGGCGAAGTCGTTTTCAACACTTCGCTGACCGGCTACCAGGAAATCCTCACCGACCCCAGCTATTGCCAGCAGATCGTGACGCTCACGTATCCGCACATCGGCAACTATGGTGTCAATCCTGAAGACGTCGAAGCCGACAAGATCCATGCCGCAGGTCTGATCATCAAGAACCTGCCTTTGCTGGCCAGCAACTTCCGCAGCACCCAGACGCTGTCCGAGTACCTGGTGGATGGCAAGACGGTCGCCATTGCCAACATCGACACCCGCAAGCTCACGCGTCTGCTGCGTGACAAGGGGGCGCAAAATGGCGCGATTGTCGGCCTGGCGGCTGGTGAGGAAGTGACCCAGGCCAAGATTGACGAAGCCATTACCGCAGCCCAGGCCGCGCCCGACATGAAGGGTCTGGACCTGGCCAAGGTGGTGACCACGGCCAAGCCCTATCCCTGGACCGAGGCCGAGTGGACGCTGGGTGAAGGCTACGGCCAGCTCGAATCGCCCAAGTTCAAGGTTGTGGCCTATGACTTCGGCGTGAAGAAGAACATTCTGCGCATGCTGGCCGAGCGTGGCTGCGAAGTGACCGTGGTGCCTGCCCAGACACCCGCCAAGGACGTACTGGCGCTGAATCCCGATGGCGTGTTCCTGTCCAACGGCCCTGGCGATCCGGCCCCCTGCGACTACGCGATTGCCGCGGCGCAAGAGATCATGGCCTCCGGCAAGCCGCTGTTCGGTATCTGCCTGGGGCACCAGATCATGGCCCTGGCCTCCGGTGCCAAGACCTTCAAAATGCAGAACAGCCACCACGGTGCCAACCACCCCGTGAAGGACCTGGATTCCGGCCGTGTGAGCATCACCAGCCAGAACCACGGTTTTGCGGTGGAGCTGGAATCGCTGCCCGCCAACGTGCGCGCCACGCACATCAGCCTGTTTGACGGCACGCTGCAAGGTCTGGAGCGCACCGATGTGCCCGCCTTCTGCTTCCAGGGCCACCCCGAGGCATCGCCCGGCCCGCACGATATTGGCTACCTGTTCGACCGCTTCACAGCGCTGATGGAGAAACACAACAATGCCTAA
- the lpxB gene encoding lipid-A-disaccharide synthase — protein MVAGETSGDLLAGLLLDGVHARMPDVQAAGIGGPQMAARGFDAWWHSEKLAVHGYSWELVRRLREILSIRKQLRQRLLVEKPAVFVGVDAPDFNLGLERDLRAAGIKTVHFVCPSIWAWRANRIDKIRAAADHVLCLFPFEPALLQQHGIEATYVGHPLAAVIPMEPDKAAARARLGLALDRKVLALLPGSRSAEVQYIAKPFFAAAALVRAQMPEVQVVVPVVPQHWQRMQQAVREAGVQEWVQLVQGQSHDVLAACDCTLIASGTATLEAALFKRPMVISYRMHPISWRLMRRKQLQPWVGLPNILCSDFVVPELLQDAATPEALAAASLDWLQAYDQQPSKIAELQARFSALHHTLFRDTSALAADAIQKLMCR, from the coding sequence ATGGTGGCCGGCGAGACATCCGGTGATCTGCTGGCCGGTTTGTTGCTGGATGGCGTGCACGCCCGCATGCCCGATGTGCAGGCCGCGGGCATTGGTGGCCCGCAGATGGCGGCGCGTGGCTTCGATGCCTGGTGGCACAGCGAAAAACTGGCTGTGCATGGCTACAGCTGGGAGCTGGTGCGCCGCCTGCGCGAAATCCTCTCCATCCGCAAGCAGCTGCGCCAACGCCTGCTGGTGGAAAAGCCTGCGGTATTTGTGGGCGTGGATGCACCGGACTTCAACCTGGGGCTGGAGCGGGATCTGCGTGCTGCGGGCATCAAGACGGTGCACTTTGTGTGCCCTTCCATATGGGCCTGGCGTGCCAACCGGATCGACAAGATCCGGGCTGCAGCAGACCATGTGCTGTGCCTGTTTCCGTTCGAGCCAGCCTTGCTGCAGCAGCATGGCATTGAGGCGACCTATGTCGGCCACCCGCTGGCGGCCGTGATCCCGATGGAGCCTGACAAGGCGGCGGCGCGTGCCAGACTGGGCCTGGCCTTGGACCGCAAGGTGCTGGCCTTGCTGCCGGGCAGCCGTTCTGCGGAAGTGCAGTACATCGCCAAACCGTTTTTTGCGGCGGCGGCGTTGGTGCGGGCGCAGATGCCGGAGGTCCAGGTGGTGGTGCCGGTCGTACCCCAGCATTGGCAGCGCATGCAGCAAGCCGTGCGTGAAGCCGGTGTGCAGGAGTGGGTGCAGCTGGTGCAAGGGCAGTCACACGACGTGCTGGCCGCCTGCGATTGCACCCTGATCGCCAGTGGCACGGCCACGCTGGAGGCGGCGCTGTTCAAGCGCCCGATGGTGATTTCTTACCGCATGCACCCCATCAGCTGGCGGCTGATGCGGCGCAAGCAATTGCAGCCCTGGGTGGGGCTGCCCAATATTCTGTGTTCTGATTTCGTGGTTCCCGAATTACTGCAAGACGCTGCCACGCCCGAGGCGCTGGCGGCCGCAAGCCTGGACTGGCTGCAAGCCTATGACCAGCAGCCTTCCAAGATTGCTGAGCTGCAGGCGCGTTTCAGCGCGCTGCACCACACCCTGTTCCGCGACACTTCTGCGCTGGCTGCCGATGCGATCCAAAAACTCATGTGCCGCTGA
- a CDS encoding OmpH family outer membrane protein yields MKIYQPIAVALLCGAAAVSAQAQDFKAGFVNTDRIFREANSAKAAQAKLEQEFSKRERELVDIGNRLKADSEKFEREAPTMAESQRSAKQRQLIEQDREFQRKRREFQEDLNARKNEELSQVLDRANKVVMQVAEAEKYDVILQEAVYVNPKLDITDKVIKALNGGK; encoded by the coding sequence ATGAAAATCTATCAACCCATCGCAGTGGCCTTGCTGTGCGGCGCAGCCGCTGTGTCGGCACAGGCTCAGGATTTCAAGGCCGGTTTTGTGAATACCGACCGCATTTTCCGCGAGGCCAATTCGGCCAAGGCTGCGCAAGCGAAGCTGGAGCAGGAGTTCTCCAAGCGCGAGCGTGAATTGGTGGATATCGGCAACCGTCTGAAGGCAGATTCGGAGAAGTTCGAGCGCGAAGCGCCCACCATGGCCGAAAGCCAGCGTTCGGCCAAGCAGCGTCAGCTGATCGAGCAGGACCGCGAATTCCAGCGCAAGCGCCGTGAATTCCAGGAAGACCTGAATGCCCGCAAGAACGAAGAGCTGTCGCAGGTCCTGGATCGCGCCAACAAGGTGGTGATGCAAGTGGCGGAAGCAGAGAAGTACGACGTGATTCTGCAAGAAGCCGTGTATGTGAACCCCAAGCTCGACATCACGGACAAGGTCATCAAGGCCTTGAACGGCGGCAAGTGA
- the fabZ gene encoding 3-hydroxyacyl-ACP dehydratase FabZ: MMDIQEILKQLPHRYPFLLVDRVLELERNTRIKAIKNVTFNEPFFTGHFPGRPVMPGVLILEALAQAAGLLAFDAMGQVPDENNIYYFVGIDSARFKRPVVPGDQLALEITIDRVRGGIWKFNAVASVDGEVAAEAQLMCTMRHVG; the protein is encoded by the coding sequence ATGATGGATATTCAAGAAATTCTCAAGCAACTGCCCCACCGCTATCCTTTTTTGCTGGTGGACCGCGTGCTGGAGCTTGAGCGCAATACGCGCATCAAGGCAATCAAGAACGTAACGTTCAACGAGCCCTTCTTTACCGGGCACTTCCCTGGCCGCCCGGTGATGCCGGGTGTGCTGATCCTGGAAGCGCTGGCCCAGGCTGCCGGCCTGCTGGCGTTCGACGCCATGGGACAGGTGCCGGATGAAAACAATATCTACTACTTCGTGGGTATCGACTCCGCCCGTTTCAAGCGCCCTGTGGTGCCGGGTGACCAGCTGGCGCTGGAAATCACGATCGACCGTGTGCGTGGCGGTATCTGGAAGTTCAATGCCGTCGCCAGCGTGGACGGCGAAGTGGCTGCAGAAGCCCAGTTGATGTGCACCATGCGCCACGTGGGTTGA
- a CDS encoding TrmH family RNA methyltransferase translates to MMQHTMIQSRDNAFVKELRRLSQESTAYRKQGQVWLEGDHLCRAALARGLRPKVAVFAESVWPQVPAEWVQAAGKAVVLADSLFAEISSLESPARMGYVMEWDVGAQVQPGVAAVVLDRVQDAGNVGSILRSAAAFGFGQIVALKGTAALWSQKVLRAGMGAHFGLHLVEAASIAEVQALQLPLVVTSSHQGTLIHEAALPWPCAWAMGHEGQGVGDALMEMAEHRISIAQPGGEESLNVAAAAAICLHASSVSMLRALG, encoded by the coding sequence ATGATGCAGCACACCATGATTCAGTCGCGTGACAACGCCTTCGTCAAAGAACTGCGCCGTCTCTCCCAGGAAAGTACCGCCTACCGCAAGCAAGGCCAGGTCTGGCTGGAAGGCGACCACCTGTGCCGTGCGGCACTGGCCCGGGGCTTGCGCCCGAAAGTGGCGGTGTTTGCCGAATCCGTCTGGCCGCAGGTGCCGGCGGAGTGGGTGCAGGCCGCCGGCAAGGCGGTGGTGCTGGCGGACAGCCTGTTTGCGGAGATCAGCAGCCTGGAGTCGCCTGCGCGCATGGGCTACGTGATGGAGTGGGATGTGGGTGCACAGGTCCAGCCCGGTGTGGCCGCCGTGGTGCTGGACCGGGTGCAGGACGCGGGCAATGTGGGCTCCATCTTGCGCAGTGCGGCCGCCTTCGGCTTTGGCCAGATTGTGGCGCTGAAGGGGACTGCCGCGCTGTGGAGCCAGAAGGTGCTGCGTGCCGGCATGGGGGCGCATTTCGGCCTGCATCTGGTGGAGGCTGCTTCCATCGCGGAGGTGCAGGCCTTGCAGCTGCCGCTGGTGGTCACCAGCTCGCACCAGGGAACCCTGATCCACGAGGCGGCCTTGCCCTGGCCCTGCGCCTGGGCCATGGGGCATGAAGGGCAGGGCGTGGGCGATGCCCTGATGGAGATGGCGGAGCACCGCATCAGCATTGCCCAGCCTGGAGGGGAGGAGTCGCTGAATGTGGCGGCCGCAGCGGCAATCTGCCTGCATGCCAGCAGCGTAAGCATGTTGCGTGCGCTCGGGTAA
- the bamA gene encoding outer membrane protein assembly factor BamA → MNQHFKRFGARTATAAAALLCLAQAAWALAPFKVQDIRVEGLQRVEAGTIFASMPLRVGEQYDDEKGAAAIRSLFALGLFKDVRLEADGDVLVVVVEERPSIADVNFVGTKEFDKDTLVKAMRDVGLAEGRPFDKALADRAEQELKRQYINRSLYGADVVTTVTPIERNRVNLTFSVTEGEPAKISEIHVVGNKAFSESTLKKQLDLDTGGWMSWYTKSDRYARSKLNADLETLRSYYLQRGYLDFRIDSTQVAISPDKEKITLTINVHEGERFVVSGVSLEGNYLNRDDEFKSLVKVRPGEPYNADLVTETTKAFSDHFGNFGYAFARVEAVPEVDRENNRVHFVLRADPSRRAYVRRINVSGNERTRDEVLRREFRQYESSWYDGDKIKLSRDRVDRLGYFTEVDVETQEVPGSPDQVDLVVNVKEKPTGSIQLGAGFSSAEKVTLSFGIKQENVFGSGNYLGLDVNTSKYNRNLVVSTTDPYFTQDGISRTVDLYYRTSRPYSYYYDGVSVDTDDLYKIVSKGASIKFGVPFSEIDTVFFGVGFEQTTIKDGLYMPVEYQSYINQFGATSNAIPLTVGWSRDSRDSALAPNSGRYQRFNADWSAAGDARYIRGNYQIQQYVPLSKSFTFAFNGELGWGKGLNGRPFPLFKNFYSGGLGSVRGFDQGSLGPRGQSVNGYDGTYLGGAKKLTLNAEFIAPFPGAGNDKTLRWFTFVDVGNVFGENEKFTASDLRASAGIGLSWISPLGPLRLAWANPIRKKPEDRLQKIQFQIGTSF, encoded by the coding sequence ATGAATCAACACTTCAAACGCTTCGGCGCACGCACGGCCACGGCTGCTGCTGCATTGCTTTGCCTGGCACAGGCTGCTTGGGCGCTTGCGCCTTTCAAGGTTCAGGATATTCGTGTGGAGGGCCTGCAGCGTGTGGAGGCAGGCACCATCTTTGCCTCCATGCCGCTGCGCGTGGGCGAACAGTACGATGACGAAAAAGGTGCAGCCGCTATCCGCTCGCTGTTTGCCCTGGGTCTGTTCAAGGATGTGCGCCTGGAAGCCGATGGCGACGTGCTGGTGGTGGTCGTGGAAGAGCGCCCATCGATTGCCGATGTGAACTTTGTCGGCACCAAGGAGTTCGACAAGGACACTTTGGTGAAGGCCATGCGCGATGTGGGCCTGGCCGAAGGGCGTCCTTTCGACAAGGCGCTGGCCGATCGCGCAGAGCAGGAGCTCAAGCGCCAGTACATCAACCGCAGCCTGTATGGCGCGGACGTGGTGACCACGGTCACGCCGATCGAGCGCAACCGCGTGAATCTGACGTTCTCGGTCACCGAGGGCGAGCCGGCCAAGATCAGCGAAATCCACGTGGTGGGCAACAAGGCTTTCAGCGAATCCACGCTGAAGAAGCAGCTGGACCTGGATACCGGTGGTTGGATGAGCTGGTACACCAAGTCGGACCGCTATGCGCGCAGCAAGCTGAATGCCGACCTGGAAACCCTGCGTTCGTACTATCTGCAGCGCGGCTACTTGGATTTCCGCATCGACTCGACCCAGGTGGCGATCTCTCCGGACAAGGAAAAGATCACCCTGACCATCAATGTGCACGAAGGCGAGCGCTTCGTGGTCTCCGGCGTGTCGCTGGAAGGTAACTACCTGAACCGTGACGATGAGTTCAAGTCGCTGGTGAAGGTGCGCCCCGGTGAGCCGTACAACGCGGACCTGGTGACGGAAACCACCAAGGCCTTCTCGGACCACTTCGGCAACTTTGGCTATGCCTTTGCACGGGTGGAGGCGGTGCCGGAAGTGGACCGTGAAAACAACCGCGTGCACTTTGTGCTGCGTGCCGATCCTTCGCGCCGTGCCTATGTGCGCCGCATCAATGTCAGCGGCAACGAACGCACGCGCGATGAGGTGCTGCGCCGTGAATTCCGCCAGTACGAATCGTCCTGGTATGACGGTGACAAGATCAAGCTGTCGCGTGACCGCGTGGACCGCTTGGGCTACTTCACCGAAGTCGATGTGGAAACCCAGGAAGTCCCTGGCTCGCCCGACCAGGTAGATCTGGTGGTCAATGTGAAGGAAAAGCCCACCGGCTCCATCCAGCTGGGTGCAGGCTTCTCCAGCGCGGAAAAGGTGACCCTGAGCTTCGGTATCAAGCAGGAGAACGTGTTTGGCTCCGGCAACTACCTGGGCCTGGATGTCAACACCAGCAAGTACAACCGCAACCTGGTGGTGAGCACGACCGACCCCTACTTCACGCAGGACGGCATCTCGCGTACCGTGGATCTGTACTACCGTACCAGCCGCCCCTACTCGTACTACTACGATGGCGTGAGCGTGGATACGGACGATCTGTACAAGATCGTCAGCAAGGGCGCGTCCATCAAGTTTGGCGTGCCGTTCAGCGAGATCGATACCGTGTTCTTCGGTGTCGGCTTTGAACAGACCACCATCAAGGATGGTCTGTACATGCCGGTGGAGTACCAGAGCTACATCAACCAGTTCGGTGCTACCAGCAATGCCATTCCTTTGACGGTGGGCTGGTCGCGCGACAGCCGCGACAGCGCGCTGGCGCCCAATTCAGGTCGTTACCAACGTTTCAATGCTGACTGGTCTGCGGCCGGAGATGCGCGCTACATTCGGGGTAACTACCAGATCCAGCAGTATGTGCCGCTGTCCAAGAGCTTCACCTTCGCCTTCAATGGCGAGCTGGGCTGGGGCAAGGGCTTGAATGGCCGTCCTTTCCCGCTGTTCAAGAATTTCTACTCTGGTGGTCTGGGGTCGGTGCGTGGTTTCGACCAGGGCAGCCTGGGTCCGCGTGGCCAGTCCGTCAATGGCTATGATGGTACGTATCTGGGCGGCGCCAAGAAGCTGACCTTGAATGCCGAGTTCATTGCGCCCTTCCCGGGTGCGGGCAACGACAAGACGCTGCGCTGGTTCACTTTCGTGGACGTGGGTAATGTCTTCGGCGAGAATGAGAAATTCACGGCGAGTGATTTGCGCGCATCGGCGGGTATTGGTCTGAGCTGGATTTCTCCGCTGGGGCCGCTGCGTTTGGCATGGGCCAATCCGATCCGTAAAAAGCCGGAAGATCGTCTGCAAAAAATTCAATTCCAAATCGGAACATCGTTTTAA